From a region of the Streptacidiphilus albus JL83 genome:
- a CDS encoding DUF4232 domain-containing protein, with protein MKRATNTPRRIRSVATAGLLLGLAATGLTACSATGSVTANQSSAAGGTAAPAPGSSTNSGSGSGSGSGSGSGSTTPIGSSSQTGGGSGAGGTTGTGGSSNACTSSELSVAQTNSSVGAGQYYSTLVFTNTSSAGCTLYGYPGVSYVAANGVQSGNPAQRAAGSVSLVTLKPGGTAQATLHDSNGGTGYTPQQCDLTPAQGLRIYPPNEKAAIFLPWKTSHCAGTTIHPLTIGPVTAG; from the coding sequence ATGAAGCGTGCCACCAACACCCCGCGGCGGATACGTTCCGTCGCCACCGCCGGCCTGCTGCTCGGCCTCGCCGCCACCGGCCTCACCGCCTGCTCGGCGACCGGCTCCGTGACCGCCAACCAGTCCTCCGCGGCGGGCGGCACCGCCGCACCGGCCCCCGGCTCCAGCACCAACTCGGGCTCGGGTTCCGGCTCGGGCTCGGGCTCGGGCTCCGGTTCGACCACCCCGATCGGCTCCTCCTCGCAGACCGGCGGCGGCAGCGGTGCCGGCGGCACCACCGGCACCGGCGGCAGCAGCAACGCCTGCACCAGCAGCGAGCTGTCGGTCGCGCAGACCAATTCGAGCGTGGGCGCGGGCCAGTACTACTCCACCCTGGTCTTCACCAACACCTCCTCCGCCGGCTGCACCCTGTACGGCTACCCCGGCGTCTCGTACGTGGCCGCCAACGGCGTCCAGTCCGGCAACCCCGCGCAGCGGGCGGCCGGCAGCGTCTCGCTGGTCACCCTCAAGCCGGGCGGCACGGCCCAGGCCACCCTGCACGACAGCAACGGCGGCACCGGCTACACCCCGCAGCAGTGCGACCTCACCCCGGCCCAGGGCCTGCGGATCTACCCGCCGAACGAGAAGGCCGCCATCTTCCTCCCCTGGAAGACCAGCCACTGCGCCGGCACCACCATCCACCCGCTCACCATCGGCCCGGTCACGGCAGGCTGA
- a CDS encoding glycoside hydrolase family 16 protein — protein MAERRIRSTATASALALALALAPVLAGCSSNARPGPGQTPVVVPVVPVVPVDPTGIPGAWKTTLNDGPTQLARWGGWFGGGVTGPVNTNENVCYSSDHVGLTPATLTGQRNLTLTLTGDHSTCNGTTYPYTGALISSRGIFQQTYGAFEAKVYLPAAPDGSIADWPAVWSDGMNEPQNGEIDAMEGLLGVACYHTHPPTDGPGACVPLTTFKPGWNIVGWVWQPGSVTFYYNGVQVGRIDGHVPSTPDYLILDLTNGPGVGGKTVVPATMEVAYVRAWTSLGSSGGTGG, from the coding sequence GTGGCCGAGCGACGCATCCGCAGCACGGCGACGGCGAGCGCCCTCGCTCTCGCGCTGGCCCTCGCCCCGGTCCTGGCCGGCTGCTCCTCGAACGCGAGGCCGGGCCCGGGGCAGACCCCCGTCGTCGTCCCGGTCGTCCCCGTGGTTCCGGTCGACCCCACGGGCATCCCGGGCGCCTGGAAGACCACCCTCAACGACGGTCCGACCCAACTGGCCCGGTGGGGCGGCTGGTTCGGCGGCGGTGTGACCGGCCCGGTCAACACCAACGAGAACGTCTGCTACAGCTCCGACCATGTCGGGCTGACCCCGGCCACGCTCACCGGTCAGCGGAACCTGACGCTCACCCTCACCGGCGACCACAGCACCTGCAACGGCACCACCTACCCCTACACCGGTGCGCTGATCTCCTCCCGGGGGATCTTCCAGCAGACCTACGGCGCCTTCGAGGCCAAGGTCTACCTCCCGGCCGCGCCCGACGGCAGCATCGCCGACTGGCCCGCCGTCTGGTCCGATGGGATGAACGAGCCGCAGAACGGCGAGATCGACGCCATGGAGGGACTGCTCGGCGTGGCCTGCTACCACACCCACCCCCCGACCGACGGCCCCGGCGCGTGCGTGCCGCTCACGACCTTCAAGCCCGGTTGGAACATCGTCGGCTGGGTCTGGCAGCCGGGCTCGGTGACCTTCTACTACAACGGGGTCCAGGTGGGCCGGATCGACGGCCATGTCCCCAGCACGCCCGACTACCTGATACTGGACCTCACCAACGGGCCGGGCGTCGGCGGAAAGACGGTGGTCCCGGCCACGATGGAGGTCGCCTACGTCCGCGCCTGGACCAGCCTCGGCAGCAGCGGCGGCACCGGCGGGTAG